In one window of Nakamurella sp. PAMC28650 DNA:
- a CDS encoding response regulator transcription factor, which translates to MSSGGVGIRVLIADDQALIRGGFRAIIGSDPQLEVVGEAADGRAAVALTRLLHPDVVVMDIRMPELDGIGATETICADETCSSTWVLILTTFELDVHVAAALRAGASGFLGKGVAPIELLEGIRMVARGESLLSPAATRSLISRFLASPERTANDPERLAALTAREREVVALVAADLSNEEIAGRLVLSPLTAKTHVNRSMLKLGVRDRAALVVLAYQSGLVSSPHAERSGEP; encoded by the coding sequence ATGAGCAGTGGCGGAGTCGGCATCAGAGTGCTGATCGCAGACGACCAGGCGCTGATCCGCGGCGGCTTCCGGGCCATCATCGGCAGCGACCCGCAGCTGGAGGTGGTGGGTGAGGCAGCCGACGGTCGGGCGGCGGTGGCGCTGACCAGATTGCTGCACCCGGACGTGGTGGTGATGGACATCCGGATGCCCGAGTTGGACGGGATCGGAGCCACCGAGACCATCTGTGCGGACGAGACCTGCAGCTCTACTTGGGTTCTGATCCTGACCACCTTCGAATTGGATGTCCATGTGGCGGCCGCTCTGCGGGCCGGAGCGAGCGGCTTCCTGGGCAAGGGAGTGGCGCCCATCGAGTTGCTCGAAGGCATCCGGATGGTGGCCAGGGGTGAATCGCTCCTGTCCCCGGCCGCCACCCGCAGTCTGATCAGCCGGTTCCTGGCCAGTCCCGAGCGGACCGCGAACGACCCGGAACGGCTCGCAGCGCTGACCGCGCGCGAGCGGGAGGTGGTCGCGCTCGTGGCGGCCGACCTGTCGAACGAGGAGATCGCCGGCCGGCTGGTGCTCTCGCCGCTGACGGCCAAGACGCACGTCAACCGGTCGATGTTGAAACTGGGGGTGCGCGATCGTGCCGCGCTGGTGGTGCTGGCCTATCAGTCCGGGCTGGTGTCGTCGCCGCACGCCGAACGTTCGGGAGAACCCTGA
- a CDS encoding sensor histidine kinase, giving the protein MQKHAARSRVGLMIDYRQSSLVLEIVNSADRAGSPPAAPDGHGFGLVGMKERCAAVGGRLETGPVVGGGFRVFASLPAVAADRPLSAGPTASWIPAIASVPGAAR; this is encoded by the coding sequence GTGCAGAAACATGCCGCCCGCAGCCGGGTGGGACTGATGATCGACTACCGCCAGAGTTCGCTGGTCCTGGAGATCGTCAATTCGGCGGACCGGGCGGGGTCGCCGCCCGCTGCGCCGGACGGTCACGGTTTCGGGTTGGTCGGGATGAAGGAGCGGTGCGCGGCGGTCGGTGGGCGGCTGGAGACGGGACCCGTGGTCGGGGGCGGGTTCCGGGTCTTCGCCTCGTTACCGGCCGTGGCCGCCGACCGACCCTTGTCGGCCGGACCGACTGCGTCCTGGATACCCGCCATCGCATCGGTGCCGGGCGCCGCTCGATGA
- a CDS encoding sensor histidine kinase, with the protein MNRDAALGWIRRHQLLADAVLGLVVVSLTVSGSLYSRADLHRLTSADAAIAVLCVVVVTFRRRRPITVLVVLAVITLVALSVSLPIGFTGGAMLIAAGTVASRTRSTVSMALCGAISGALLIRSLVAQGFGGLAAANLNPVILTLLAAAAGIAVRHRRAAFAGLEDRAERAELSRETEAARRVAEERLRIARDLHDSLAHHMAVVSVQTGVAAHLLRTDLDAAGAALAHARTAAGLVLDELGTVLGVLRSVGDGESTEPGPSLARISTLTDPLRAAGLDVSSTLRGRPRPLPPAVDQAASSRKPSPMCRNMPPAAGWD; encoded by the coding sequence GTGAACCGTGACGCAGCGCTCGGCTGGATCCGGCGGCACCAGCTGCTCGCCGACGCCGTGCTCGGTCTGGTCGTGGTGTCGCTCACGGTGTCCGGCTCGCTCTACTCGCGGGCGGACCTGCACCGGCTGACCAGTGCGGACGCGGCGATCGCGGTCCTGTGCGTGGTGGTGGTGACCTTCAGGCGGCGGCGGCCGATTACCGTGCTGGTCGTACTTGCGGTGATCACCCTGGTGGCCCTGAGCGTTTCGCTACCCATTGGATTCACCGGCGGGGCCATGCTGATAGCAGCAGGCACCGTCGCGTCGAGAACCAGATCGACGGTGTCGATGGCCCTCTGCGGCGCTATCTCGGGGGCCCTTCTGATCAGGTCTCTCGTCGCGCAGGGGTTCGGCGGCCTGGCGGCCGCGAACCTGAATCCGGTGATCCTCACGCTGCTCGCGGCGGCGGCCGGCATCGCGGTCAGGCACCGTCGTGCCGCCTTCGCCGGGCTGGAGGACCGGGCGGAGCGGGCTGAGCTGAGCCGTGAGACCGAGGCGGCCCGGCGAGTTGCCGAGGAGAGACTGCGGATCGCCAGGGACCTGCACGATTCGCTGGCCCACCACATGGCCGTGGTCAGTGTGCAGACCGGGGTGGCCGCGCACCTGCTGCGCACCGATCTGGACGCGGCGGGCGCCGCGCTCGCCCACGCCCGGACGGCGGCCGGCCTGGTCCTGGACGAACTGGGCACCGTGTTGGGTGTCCTACGCAGTGTGGGTGACGGCGAGTCGACCGAGCCGGGGCCGAGTCTGGCCCGGATCAGCACCCTGACAGACCCGCTGCGGGCGGCTGGGCTGGACGTGAGCTCGACCCTCAGGGGCCGGCCGCGACCGCTGCCGCCGGCGGTCGACCAGGCCGCCTCATCCAGGAAGCCCTCACCAATGTGCAGAAACATGCCGCCCGCAGCCGGGTGGGACTGA
- a CDS encoding deoxyribodipyrimidine photolyase, with protein sequence MLHHLLFNVPVEPTAVSGFILSGIKGIFLLIGGIIAMILCAIIAKSKGYSAILFGILGLFFSILTLIVVIVIPRRQNA encoded by the coding sequence ATGCTGCACCACCTACTTTTCAACGTCCCCGTCGAGCCGACGGCCGTCAGCGGCTTCATCCTCAGCGGCATCAAAGGGATCTTCCTGCTGATCGGCGGAATCATCGCGATGATCCTGTGCGCGATCATCGCCAAGTCCAAGGGTTACAGTGCGATCCTGTTCGGCATTCTCGGTCTTTTCTTCAGCATCCTGACGCTGATCGTCGTCATCGTCATCCCCCGGAGGCAGAACGCCTGA
- a CDS encoding CYTH and CHAD domain-containing protein, with translation MAAEHLEIERKFEVAMKTAIPSMLGLPKVSRVEQVLSSTLEAVYCDTDDLALAAAGITLRRRTGGTDAGWHLKLPRGGDDRAELARPLGDDDAGVPAELLTRVRAWIRDGEPRPVATLSTHRVVHRLISERGRVLAEVSDDVVTSTPIAGQALVNTWREWEIELVDGSRKLLTAAAELFTASGATLSIWPSKVHHALDRNRDPLPPAVADLTEKSPAGAVVHAYLAEQVTEILGRDSGVRHSTADAVHRMRVATRRLRSALATFRPLLEREITDPIRGELKWLGATLGGARDVEVQRSHLLEAVAAEPDDLVLGPVAAGLEVELRSDYRTAHDTLVAAMESSRYFQLLERLEHLVAAPPFTELASGKARPVLRQRVSHSCKALYGLASSGEPGVRDSRDIWLHEVRKAAKRVRYAAEVAAPALGRPAAALVAAATALQEILGDHQDSVLIRETLRGIGVRMFLDGENSFTIGRLHALQQTRGVAAAGAFLQLWSGGVAEQVRGWLRY, from the coding sequence ATGGCTGCCGAACACCTGGAGATCGAACGCAAATTCGAGGTGGCGATGAAGACGGCGATTCCGTCGATGCTGGGATTGCCGAAGGTGTCCCGGGTCGAACAGGTGCTGTCGTCGACGTTGGAGGCGGTGTACTGCGACACGGACGACCTCGCGTTGGCCGCGGCGGGGATCACGTTGCGCAGGCGCACCGGCGGGACGGACGCCGGTTGGCATCTGAAGCTGCCGCGCGGCGGAGACGACCGGGCGGAGTTGGCTCGGCCCCTCGGCGATGACGACGCCGGCGTGCCGGCGGAGTTGTTGACCAGGGTGCGCGCCTGGATCCGCGACGGCGAACCGCGTCCGGTGGCGACGTTGTCCACCCATCGGGTGGTGCACCGCCTGATCTCCGAGCGCGGCAGGGTGTTGGCCGAGGTCAGTGACGATGTGGTGACCTCGACCCCGATCGCCGGGCAGGCGCTGGTCAACACCTGGCGTGAGTGGGAGATCGAACTCGTCGACGGCTCCCGCAAACTGCTGACCGCCGCCGCGGAACTTTTCACTGCGTCGGGCGCGACGCTGTCGATCTGGCCGTCCAAGGTGCATCACGCGCTGGACCGGAACCGGGACCCGCTGCCGCCGGCGGTCGCCGACCTGACGGAGAAGAGCCCGGCCGGCGCGGTGGTGCACGCCTATCTGGCGGAGCAGGTCACCGAGATCCTCGGCCGTGACAGCGGAGTCCGCCACAGCACCGCCGATGCCGTGCACCGGATGCGGGTCGCGACCCGGCGGCTGCGCAGCGCGCTTGCGACGTTCCGGCCGCTGCTGGAACGCGAGATCACCGATCCGATCCGCGGCGAACTGAAGTGGCTCGGCGCCACCCTGGGCGGCGCCCGGGATGTGGAGGTGCAGCGCAGCCACCTGCTGGAGGCGGTCGCGGCGGAGCCGGATGACCTGGTGCTGGGTCCGGTGGCGGCGGGGCTCGAGGTGGAGCTGCGGTCGGACTACCGCACTGCCCACGACACGCTGGTCGCGGCGATGGAGTCCTCACGGTATTTCCAGTTGCTGGAGCGTCTGGAGCATCTCGTCGCTGCGCCGCCGTTCACCGAACTCGCTTCGGGCAAGGCCCGACCGGTGCTGCGGCAACGGGTCTCCCACTCGTGCAAAGCCCTGTACGGGTTGGCGTCATCAGGTGAACCTGGAGTGCGGGACAGCCGGGACATCTGGTTGCACGAGGTCCGCAAAGCTGCCAAACGGGTCCGCTATGCCGCCGAGGTCGCTGCACCCGCACTGGGCCGGCCGGCGGCCGCGCTGGTTGCCGCCGCCACCGCGCTGCAAGAAATACTGGGCGATCACCAGGACAGCGTCCTGATCCGGGAGACGTTGCGCGGTATCGGGGTCCGGATGTTCCTGGACGGGGAGAATTCCTTCACCATCGGCCGTCTGCACGCTCTGCAGCAGACCCGCGGGGTCGCGGCCGCCGGCGCATTCCTCCAGCTGTGGTCGGGTGGGGTCGCCGAGCAGGTCAGGGGCTGGCTTCGATACTGA
- a CDS encoding inositol monophosphatase: MNHPSRPQHPSVGDMERLAAGLGAWAAERIFHTPATSVETKRHGADLVTRLDRQIERHVRTAVATTFPDHRFCGEEDGDSGPVGARHTWYCDPIDGTTNYANGLAWCSFSLCCWDENGPLLGVVVDPFRREIFLARRAGGAYLAHLDQQFRIGSLRRPLAPHRGVTLAGTVVTMEWLAHLPWPGMSDTVTALAAQQCTVRIMGSSALSMVQAAAGRAAGCIIGAYDPIDDSAAALIAAEAGALVYDARGRLNVHPQDSGILIAGPSVAPMLLEAWRVGINHQVI, translated from the coding sequence ATGAACCACCCGTCCCGACCGCAGCATCCGTCGGTCGGGGACATGGAGCGTCTGGCGGCCGGACTCGGTGCATGGGCCGCCGAACGGATCTTCCACACCCCGGCCACCTCCGTCGAGACCAAGCGTCATGGCGCCGATCTCGTCACCCGGCTGGACCGCCAGATCGAACGTCACGTGCGCACTGCTGTCGCCACCACCTTCCCCGACCATCGGTTCTGCGGCGAGGAGGACGGCGACAGTGGTCCGGTCGGCGCTCGCCACACCTGGTACTGCGACCCGATCGACGGCACCACCAACTATGCCAACGGGCTTGCCTGGTGCTCCTTCTCCCTCTGCTGCTGGGACGAGAACGGTCCGCTGCTGGGCGTTGTCGTCGACCCGTTCCGCCGGGAGATCTTCCTCGCCCGGCGAGCCGGCGGTGCCTACCTGGCCCACCTGGACCAGCAGTTCCGCATCGGTTCACTCCGCCGGCCCCTTGCCCCCCACCGCGGTGTCACCCTGGCCGGCACCGTCGTCACGATGGAATGGCTGGCCCATCTTCCCTGGCCGGGGATGTCCGACACCGTCACCGCTCTCGCCGCCCAGCAGTGCACCGTGCGGATCATGGGATCCTCCGCACTGTCGATGGTCCAGGCAGCGGCCGGGCGGGCCGCCGGCTGCATCATCGGGGCCTACGACCCGATCGACGATTCGGCTGCCGCGCTGATCGCCGCCGAAGCCGGCGCCCTGGTCTACGACGCCCGCGGCCGGCTGAACGTTCATCCGCAGGACAGCGGCATCCTGATCGCCGGCCCGTCGGTCGCGCCGATGCTGCTGGAGGCCTGGCGGGTCGGGATCAACCACCAGGTCATCTGA
- a CDS encoding glycerophosphodiester phosphodiesterase, giving the protein MTLTIAHRGEPVGHVENTLEALEAAVAAGADMLEIDVRLTADGVPVLLHDADLTRIWGEPRRLSELASTELARLRPVGGSRIPTLADAADLAQSAGVQLMVDLPEPAAGPVAAELLIRLGCADLALYAGFTAPVRARSSTARIALTWDSLELPGQQLLDSLRPEFFNPYFQLLTASVADRMHERGMLVSVWTVDHPRDMAAVIIQGADAVTTNHIEDLVSLVGTRAPVAR; this is encoded by the coding sequence ATGACACTGACCATCGCCCACCGCGGCGAACCGGTGGGGCACGTGGAGAACACCCTCGAGGCGCTGGAGGCTGCCGTGGCCGCGGGCGCGGACATGCTCGAGATCGACGTCCGGCTGACGGCCGACGGAGTGCCGGTGCTGCTGCACGACGCGGACCTGACGCGGATCTGGGGTGAACCACGGCGGCTGTCGGAACTGGCGTCGACCGAGTTGGCCCGGCTCCGGCCGGTCGGCGGCAGCCGGATCCCGACCCTGGCCGACGCGGCCGACCTGGCCCAGTCGGCGGGAGTGCAACTGATGGTGGACCTTCCGGAACCGGCGGCCGGGCCGGTCGCCGCGGAACTGCTGATCCGGCTCGGCTGCGCTGATCTCGCCCTGTACGCCGGCTTCACCGCACCGGTCAGGGCCAGATCGTCCACCGCACGCATCGCCCTGACGTGGGACAGCCTGGAACTTCCTGGTCAGCAGCTGCTCGATTCGCTGCGGCCGGAGTTCTTCAACCCCTATTTCCAGCTGCTCACCGCGTCGGTCGCCGACCGGATGCACGAGCGCGGGATGTTGGTCAGCGTCTGGACGGTCGACCACCCGCGGGACATGGCGGCCGTCATCATCCAGGGCGCGGATGCCGTCACCACCAACCACATCGAGGATCTCGTGTCGCTGGTCGGTACCAGAGCACCGGTCGCGCGATGA
- a CDS encoding ABC transporter ATP-binding protein, whose product MTNAPTPPTPPRDPAPGLRLRAVSKILGGRKIVEGLDLDVAQGELICLLGPSGCGKTTTLRMIGGFLAADTGTLEIDGINYTHAPPEKRPTAMVFQNYALWPHMSVTANIAFGLTLRRMSRAAVREKVDWAMDLVNLSHHRDTMPARISGGEQQRVALARALVLEPKVLLMDEPLSNLDAKLRVKVREDIREIQQRLGITTVLVTHDQDEAMAMGDRIAVMNSGRIEQHATPTELYAAPATSFVAEFIGAMNLIDTSPTAAGVRMADDRVLPVDFLSAGAGDRVGIRPEDLVLSGAGAAGTCPATVSRIVPRGHFQEILLDCGGTSLRAYSGAALPSGSDVGVRARRALVYENGLLQNDAASYAIPRATRSMPDRSAAQQHSRPPALINGSGHPR is encoded by the coding sequence ATGACGAACGCACCCACTCCGCCCACCCCACCCCGCGACCCGGCCCCAGGGCTGCGGCTGCGGGCCGTCAGCAAGATCCTGGGCGGCCGCAAGATCGTCGAGGGCCTGGACCTCGACGTCGCCCAGGGCGAGCTGATCTGCCTGCTCGGGCCGTCCGGCTGCGGCAAGACCACCACCCTGCGGATGATCGGGGGGTTCCTGGCCGCCGACACCGGCACGCTGGAGATCGACGGGATCAACTACACGCACGCGCCGCCGGAAAAGCGACCGACCGCAATGGTTTTCCAGAACTACGCGCTGTGGCCGCACATGTCGGTGACCGCGAACATCGCCTTCGGGCTGACCCTGCGCCGGATGTCCCGCGCAGCCGTCCGCGAGAAGGTCGACTGGGCAATGGATCTGGTCAACCTCAGTCATCACCGTGACACCATGCCGGCCAGGATCTCCGGTGGCGAGCAGCAGCGGGTGGCACTGGCCAGGGCCCTGGTCCTGGAACCCAAGGTCCTGCTGATGGACGAACCGCTGTCCAATCTCGACGCCAAACTGCGGGTGAAGGTCCGCGAGGACATCCGGGAGATCCAACAGCGGCTGGGCATCACCACCGTCCTGGTCACCCACGACCAGGACGAGGCGATGGCGATGGGGGACCGGATCGCCGTGATGAACTCCGGCCGCATCGAACAACACGCCACCCCGACCGAGCTCTACGCCGCGCCGGCCACCTCGTTCGTCGCGGAGTTCATCGGTGCGATGAACCTGATCGACACGTCGCCCACCGCGGCCGGCGTCCGGATGGCCGACGACCGGGTGCTGCCAGTCGATTTCCTGTCGGCCGGTGCCGGGGACCGCGTCGGGATCAGGCCCGAGGACCTCGTCCTATCGGGCGCAGGTGCCGCCGGTACCTGCCCGGCCACGGTCTCCAGAATCGTCCCCCGGGGCCATTTCCAGGAGATCCTCCTGGATTGCGGAGGCACGTCTCTGCGCGCCTACTCGGGTGCTGCACTGCCCAGCGGGTCCGACGTCGGCGTCCGGGCCCGACGGGCTCTCGTGTACGAGAATGGCCTGCTGCAGAACGACGCAGCCTCGTACGCCATACCGCGGGCCACCCGATCGATGCCCGATCGGTCAGCAGCGCAACAGCATTCGCGGCCTCCGGCCCTGATCAACGGAAGCGGGCACCCCCGATGA
- a CDS encoding ABC transporter permease, whose translation MLTRTATAVFALLLTLFVVGPLLWMALAAFSKRWKAPALLPQTWTMSWWGTVLKGTELGHSFTLSLLFALGATAASAIICLPAAYAMGRSNFPGRRVILLGLFATNAFPKMGLFTSIATLFYALHLMTTVTGVIIIQLLGTVVTMTWIPAAAFAAVPPSLIDAARDAGAGRFRVFTRITLRLAAPGIAVAAILAFLSCFDESQGTYLVGAPTYITMPTQMYSLVENYPEQAAAVFAIVLTIPSVLLLLAVRKHVMGGQLAEGFQIR comes from the coding sequence GTGCTGACCCGCACGGCCACTGCGGTTTTCGCGCTGCTGCTGACGCTGTTCGTCGTCGGGCCGCTGCTGTGGATGGCGCTGGCCGCGTTCTCGAAGCGGTGGAAGGCACCCGCGCTGCTGCCGCAGACCTGGACGATGAGTTGGTGGGGCACCGTCCTGAAGGGCACCGAGCTCGGCCACTCGTTCACGCTGTCGCTCCTGTTCGCGCTCGGCGCGACCGCAGCCTCGGCGATCATCTGCCTCCCGGCCGCCTATGCCATGGGCCGCAGCAACTTTCCGGGTCGGCGGGTGATCCTTCTCGGGCTTTTCGCCACCAACGCGTTCCCCAAGATGGGTCTGTTCACCTCGATCGCGACGCTGTTCTACGCACTGCACCTGATGACGACCGTCACCGGGGTGATCATCATCCAACTGCTCGGCACCGTCGTCACGATGACCTGGATCCCGGCCGCCGCGTTCGCGGCGGTGCCACCCAGCCTGATCGACGCGGCCAGGGACGCCGGCGCCGGCCGCTTCCGCGTCTTCACCAGGATCACCCTGCGGCTGGCCGCTCCGGGGATCGCGGTGGCTGCGATCCTGGCCTTCCTGTCGTGCTTCGACGAGTCCCAGGGCACCTACCTGGTCGGGGCGCCCACCTACATCACCATGCCGACCCAGATGTATTCCCTCGTGGAGAACTACCCGGAGCAGGCCGCGGCCGTCTTCGCCATCGTGCTGACGATCCCGTCGGTGCTGCTCCTGCTGGCGGTCCGCAAACACGTCATGGGCGGCCAACTTGCGGAAGGATTTCAGATCAGATGA
- a CDS encoding ABC transporter permease translates to MSVSVLTAPAPTPTPGPTRRPRPVGSRWSMLVMASPPVLLVIVFVGVPIVIGIAYTFGYTGGLNSVATSLSVSVHSAVGWGPTFDAYRSVFADSRFRGDLGVTLWVTAITVAVTVVLAWAVALHARLTGGRLGRVLSGVAVIPLFIPIVIGAYAIRKFYLNTGFLVSVGKQLGVTLPAWSYHTSGIVIGETWASLPFAVLLISSGLSAVPDALIDAARDAGASRARAVWSVMLPMTTVPTVIVATFTGVSVMGSFTIPYLIGPTAPTMLGVTLQQTYAAYQRPQNAQVMAVVLFALAAGIGALYIWANARASRSTAVAA, encoded by the coding sequence ATGAGCGTGTCCGTCCTGACCGCACCGGCACCGACCCCGACGCCGGGCCCGACCCGACGGCCACGCCCGGTCGGCTCGCGGTGGTCGATGCTGGTGATGGCCAGCCCACCGGTGCTGTTGGTGATCGTGTTCGTCGGCGTCCCCATCGTCATCGGGATCGCGTACACCTTCGGCTACACCGGGGGTCTCAACTCGGTGGCGACCTCCCTCTCGGTGTCGGTGCACTCTGCGGTCGGTTGGGGTCCGACGTTCGACGCCTACCGTTCGGTCTTCGCCGACTCGCGGTTCCGGGGTGATCTCGGGGTCACGCTGTGGGTCACCGCGATCACGGTGGCGGTCACCGTCGTGCTGGCGTGGGCGGTGGCCCTGCACGCCCGGCTCACCGGCGGCCGGCTGGGCCGGGTGCTGTCCGGTGTGGCGGTGATCCCGCTCTTCATCCCGATCGTGATCGGGGCTTATGCGATCCGGAAGTTCTACCTCAACACCGGTTTCCTGGTCAGCGTCGGCAAGCAACTGGGCGTGACGCTGCCGGCCTGGAGCTACCACACGTCCGGCATCGTGATCGGTGAGACCTGGGCGTCGCTTCCCTTTGCGGTGCTGCTGATCTCGTCCGGGCTGTCCGCGGTCCCGGACGCGTTGATCGATGCCGCCCGGGATGCCGGCGCATCCCGCGCCCGGGCGGTGTGGTCGGTGATGCTCCCGATGACGACGGTGCCGACGGTGATCGTGGCGACCTTCACCGGTGTGTCGGTGATGGGCTCGTTCACCATTCCGTACCTGATCGGCCCGACCGCGCCGACCATGCTCGGCGTCACCCTGCAGCAGACGTATGCGGCCTACCAGCGTCCGCAGAACGCCCAGGTGATGGCCGTCGTCCTGTTCGCACTGGCTGCCGGGATCGGTGCCCTCTACATCTGGGCCAACGCCAGGGCCTCCCGGAGTACGGCGGTCGCCGCGTGA
- a CDS encoding extracellular solute-binding protein produces MRSSTVLAVAVAASLLTVSACSSTSTASSASPGSSSAAVSAGSSSAAVSAAGAPMSGCPSSAAADTFTFSSDGDVNVQNLWQQTLLPAFKKACPQFTVNFVFDIHSANANLNVSKIAAADKVGQAPPIDVADDSVAEAAAQAGLTQKITAAQVPAISEVNPAALARFDSAALPYRGSSVLLAYDSTKVANPPKTLKDLLAWIIANPGQFTYNDPSSGGSGGSFVETVLDSYVSAADLTKMQSGYTPALESQWAQGFTTLKGLTPSIYQKVYPNGNQAVLDLLGKGEISMAPVWSDQFLAAKGQGQLGAEYKVTQIADPSFTGGAAYLAIIKGSKHAAAGAAFIQWLLQPQQQGEIVKSIAGFPAISMTKLPTAEQTAFGGVDVQNLRPGVSSKMGADMQSQWAAKVPG; encoded by the coding sequence ATGCGTTCCAGCACCGTTCTGGCCGTTGCCGTCGCAGCATCCCTGTTGACGGTTTCGGCCTGCTCCTCGACGTCCACCGCCTCATCGGCCTCCCCGGGTTCCAGCTCGGCGGCGGTGTCGGCGGGTTCCAGCTCGGCGGCGGTGTCGGCGGCAGGCGCCCCGATGTCCGGGTGCCCGTCCTCCGCGGCGGCGGACACGTTCACCTTCTCCTCCGACGGTGATGTCAACGTGCAGAACCTGTGGCAGCAGACCCTGCTGCCCGCCTTCAAGAAGGCGTGCCCCCAGTTCACCGTCAACTTCGTCTTCGACATCCATTCGGCCAACGCGAATCTCAATGTCTCGAAGATCGCCGCCGCGGACAAGGTCGGGCAGGCTCCGCCGATCGACGTCGCCGACGATTCGGTCGCCGAGGCGGCGGCCCAGGCCGGGCTGACCCAGAAGATCACCGCGGCGCAGGTCCCGGCCATCTCGGAGGTGAATCCGGCTGCACTGGCCCGGTTCGACTCCGCAGCGTTGCCCTACCGGGGTTCCTCGGTGCTGCTGGCCTACGACTCGACCAAGGTCGCCAACCCGCCGAAGACGTTGAAGGATCTCCTGGCGTGGATCATCGCCAACCCCGGGCAGTTCACCTACAACGATCCCTCCAGCGGCGGCTCCGGTGGTTCGTTCGTCGAGACCGTACTGGATTCCTACGTCTCCGCCGCGGATCTGACCAAGATGCAGTCCGGTTATACGCCGGCACTGGAAAGCCAGTGGGCACAGGGCTTTACGACCCTGAAGGGCCTGACACCCTCGATCTACCAGAAGGTGTATCCCAACGGCAACCAGGCGGTGCTGGATCTGCTCGGCAAGGGTGAGATCTCGATGGCCCCGGTCTGGTCGGACCAGTTCCTGGCCGCCAAGGGCCAGGGGCAGTTGGGCGCCGAGTACAAGGTCACGCAGATCGCCGATCCGTCGTTCACCGGCGGCGCGGCGTACCTGGCGATCATCAAGGGCAGCAAGCACGCCGCGGCCGGCGCCGCCTTCATCCAGTGGCTGCTGCAGCCGCAGCAGCAGGGCGAGATCGTCAAGAGCATCGCCGGGTTCCCGGCCATCTCGATGACCAAGCTCCCGACCGCCGAGCAGACTGCCTTCGGCGGCGTCGACGTGCAGAATCTGCGGCCGGGCGTGAGTTCCAAGATGGGCGCAGACATGCAGTCCCAGTGGGCGGCGAAAGTCCCCGGATGA
- a CDS encoding flotillin family protein: MFGYRVPDPDQALLISGGRSNGGSPFRVVIGHGAYVLPFVRRANLLSLAMSEAEVQETCVTKQGIALNVKAVIAFKVGSDVDSIVAAGQRFLSDQDQMSVLTGRIFAGHLRSIIGSMTVQEIVTERQKLATEVLDGSKAEMAKIGLTVDALQIQSIDDGQLGYIVAMSAPHNAAIQQAASIAQSNANQFAAQAEQDSLRKQAEYQRQTTVLQAQYKAEVDKAQATAAQAGPLTQARAQLEVLQAQKAVAERNAELREQQLVAEVVKPAQAEAEKTRILAAAEAQKIQVLAAAAASNNRVALDRMLIEQLPEIVKSAAQGLNGANVTVLNGADGLGDIAASLVGQGSAIFEAVRKGFQGGAPTGAANAPERPVAAADQRPALDR, from the coding sequence ATGTTCGGATACCGAGTTCCCGACCCCGACCAGGCGTTGCTGATCTCCGGTGGCCGCTCCAACGGAGGCTCACCCTTCCGCGTCGTCATCGGCCATGGCGCCTATGTGCTGCCGTTCGTGCGTCGGGCGAATCTGTTGTCGCTGGCCATGAGCGAGGCCGAGGTACAGGAAACCTGTGTCACCAAGCAGGGTATCGCGCTCAACGTCAAGGCCGTCATCGCCTTCAAGGTGGGCAGTGACGTGGATTCGATCGTCGCGGCGGGGCAGCGGTTCCTGTCCGACCAGGATCAGATGTCCGTCCTGACCGGCCGGATCTTCGCCGGCCACCTGAGGTCCATCATCGGTTCGATGACCGTCCAGGAGATCGTCACCGAACGGCAGAAACTGGCTACCGAGGTGCTCGACGGCAGCAAGGCCGAGATGGCCAAGATCGGCCTGACCGTCGACGCCCTGCAGATCCAGTCCATCGACGACGGGCAGCTCGGGTACATCGTGGCGATGTCGGCCCCGCACAACGCGGCCATCCAGCAGGCCGCCTCCATCGCGCAATCCAACGCCAACCAGTTCGCTGCCCAGGCGGAACAGGATTCCCTGCGGAAGCAGGCCGAGTACCAACGCCAGACCACCGTGCTGCAGGCCCAGTACAAGGCCGAGGTCGACAAGGCGCAGGCCACCGCGGCCCAGGCCGGACCGCTCACCCAGGCGCGGGCCCAGCTGGAGGTCCTGCAGGCCCAGAAGGCCGTCGCCGAGCGCAACGCCGAACTCCGTGAGCAGCAACTGGTCGCCGAGGTCGTCAAACCGGCCCAGGCAGAGGCGGAGAAGACGAGAATTCTGGCGGCGGCCGAGGCGCAGAAGATCCAGGTGCTGGCTGCGGCGGCTGCTTCCAACAATCGGGTCGCTCTCGATCGCATGCTGATCGAGCAACTCCCGGAGATCGTGAAGTCGGCGGCACAGGGACTCAACGGGGCCAATGTGACGGTCCTCAACGGAGCCGACGGTCTCGGTGACATCGCGGCATCGCTGGTCGGACAGGGTTCAGCCATCTTCGAGGCGGTCCGCAAGGGATTCCAGGGCGGTGCGCCGACGGGCGCCGCGAACGCGCCCGAGAGGCCCGTCGCCGCTGCCGACCAGCGACCGGCCCTCGACCGGTAG